A single genomic interval of Microbacterium oleivorans harbors:
- a CDS encoding aldo/keto reductase translates to MVTIPTVSLNDGSDFPELGLGTYNLRGEDGVAAIAAAIDTGYRLIDTAVNYENETEVGEAVRRSGIRDQLVITTKVPGRDHGFDETIRSAEGSLARLGVETIDLYLIHWPNPSQGRYLETYRAMLALRDEGQVGSVGVSNFTEPMLARLIDETGVAPAVNQVEMHPYFPQAALRAFHAANGIRTESWSPLARRSELLSESAVSEIAAAHGVTGTQVVLRWHTQLSSTPIPKSADAARQRENADVFDFLLSGDEITAISALERGRLWDGDPDTHEEM, encoded by the coding sequence ATTTCCCCGAGCTCGGGCTCGGCACCTACAACCTGCGCGGCGAGGACGGCGTGGCCGCGATCGCCGCGGCGATCGACACCGGATACCGGCTGATCGACACCGCGGTGAACTACGAGAACGAGACCGAGGTGGGCGAGGCGGTGCGCCGCAGCGGCATCCGCGACCAGCTGGTGATCACCACGAAGGTACCCGGGCGCGATCACGGCTTCGACGAGACGATCCGCAGCGCCGAGGGATCGCTCGCGCGACTGGGCGTCGAGACGATCGATCTCTACCTCATCCACTGGCCGAACCCCAGTCAGGGCAGATACCTCGAGACGTACCGTGCGATGCTCGCGCTGCGCGACGAGGGACAGGTCGGTTCGGTGGGGGTGTCGAACTTCACCGAGCCCATGCTGGCGCGGCTCATCGACGAGACCGGCGTGGCGCCCGCGGTGAACCAGGTCGAGATGCACCCCTACTTCCCGCAGGCGGCGCTGCGCGCGTTCCATGCTGCGAACGGCATCCGCACCGAGAGCTGGAGCCCGCTGGCACGCCGCAGCGAGCTTCTGAGCGAGTCGGCCGTCAGCGAGATCGCCGCCGCTCACGGCGTCACCGGAACGCAGGTGGTGCTGCGCTGGCACACGCAGCTGTCGTCCACGCCGATCCCCAAATCGGCCGACGCCGCACGTCAGCGCGAGAACGCGGATGTGTTCGACTTCCTGCTCTCGGGTGATGAGATCACCGCGATCAGCGCGCTCGAGCGCGGCCGTCTCTGGGACGGTGACCCCGACACACACGAGGAGATGTAG